A window of Mercenaria mercenaria strain notata chromosome 16, MADL_Memer_1, whole genome shotgun sequence contains these coding sequences:
- the LOC128549685 gene encoding DNA replication licensing factor MCM3-like isoform X2: MHKLKTDDQGIHLQKVRDMIANSEVRLIVNINDLRRKNAARATALLNEAFQELIALQRALKEFVASADPIYSKQHEEFFVGFVGSFGGKHVSPRTLTSRFLGNLVCVEGIVTKCSLIRPKVVRSVHYCPTTKKTMERRYTDMTSLEAFPSSSAYPTKDEDGNLLETEYGLSVYKDHQTFSIQEMPEKAPAGQLPRSVDIIADNDLVDMCKPGDRIQCIGTFRCLPGKKNGYTSGTFRTILLANNIQLMSKEVSPTFSAEDVAKIKKFSRQKSVNVFDVLGKSLAPSIHGHEYIKKAVLCMLLGGTEKVLANGSRLRGDINVLLIGDPSVAKSQMLRYVLHTAPRAVTTTGRGSSGVGLTAAVTTDQETGERRLEAGAMVLADRGVVCIDEFDKMSDMDRTAIHEVMEQGRVTIAKAGIHAKLNARCSVLAAANPVYGRYDQFKTPMENIGLQDSLLSRFDLIFIVLDKMDPELDRNISDHVLRMHRYRSATEQDGDVLPFGTGVDMLATTDPDLEDTDETETPIYEKHDKLLHGVAKSKQQKIVSMQFMRKYIHVAKALKPGLTQPAAELLAEEYSKLRSHDSMTQDNVARTAPVTARTLETMIRLSTAHAKARLSKTVDLEDAEAAVELIEFAYFKKVEKKQRKRHRSDGEDEGESSQDEQETDSQTDKPAKKKQRAAREKRPAREEGYDPYDFEEDEASADESQPDRPRRKPRGKSQESEAMDTGKSGDKQIDEKKLKTFRAKLFDLFKAEHAQSVALDKVKGHMGADFSEDEVFGAIEKMMDANQVMLADDVVFLI; this comes from the exons ATGCATAAATTAAAAACG GATGACCAAGGGATACATTTGCAGAAAGTTCGGGATATGATAGCAAACAGTGAGGTGCGGCTTATAGTCAACATCAATGATCTGAGGCGAAAAAATGCTGCAAGAGCCACTGC ACTGTTGAATGAGGCATTCCAGGAATTGATAGCACTTCAGCGAGCTTTGAAAGAGTTTGTGGCCTCGGCTGATCCTATCTACAGTAAACAGCACGAGGAATTCTTTGTCGGATTTGTTGGAAG ttttggagggaaacatgttTCACCAAGGACACTTACATCAAGGTTTCTGGGCAATCTTGTCTGTGTTGAAGGAATCGTTACAAAAT GTTCTCTTATCAGACCGAAGGTTGTTCGAAGTGTGCATTATTGTCCCACTACAAAGAAGACTATGGAGAGAAGATACACAGACATGACATCTCTCGAGGCATTCCCATCAAGTTCTGCATATCCAACAAAG GATGAAGATGGAAACTTGTTGGAAACAGAGTACGGGCTGTCTGTATATAAAGATCACCAAACATTCAGTATACAGGAAATGCCGGAAAAGGCCCCTGCTGGACAGTTGCCAAGAAGTGTAGACATTATCGCTGATAATGACCTGGTCGACATGTGTAAG CCTGGTGATAGAATACAATGCATTGGAACATTCAGATGTCTGCCTGGAAAGAAAAATGGCTATACCTCTGGAACATTCAG AACAATCCTATTAGCAAACAACATACAGCTCATGAGTAAAGAAGTGTCCCCAACATTTTCTGCTGAAGATGTGGCAAAAATTAAGAAATTCAGTCGGCAGAAAAGTGTAAACGTGTTTGATGTGCTGGGTAAATCACTAGCACCTTCAATTCATGGACATGAGTATATCAAGAAGGCAGTATTGTGTATGTTACTTGGAGGAACAGAGAAAGTGTTGGCTAATGGTTCAAGACTTAGGGGAGATATCAATGTTCTGTTGATTGGAGATCCGTCAGTGGCGAAGTCACAGATGTTGAG ATACGTGTTGCACACAGCACCAAGGGCTGTCACTACAACAGGTAGAGGATCATCGGGTGTTGGTCTGACTGCAGCAGTCACAACTGATCAAGAAACGG GAGAGAGAAGGCTTGAAGCTGGTGCTATGGTGCTTGCTGACAGGGGTGTTGTTTGTATTGATGAATTTGACAAAATGTCCGACATGGACCGTACAGCTATACACGAGGTCATGGAACAGGGCAGAGTAACCATTGCCAAGGCTGGAATACATGCCAAATTGAATGCTAGATGTAGTGTGCTGGCAGCAGCTAACCCAGTCTATGGAAGG taTGATCAATTCAAGACCCCTATGGAGAACATTGGCTTGCAGGATTCACTGCTGTCACGTTTTGATCTCATCTTCATAGTTCTTGACAAG ATGGACCCAGAGTTAGACAGAAACATTTCTGACCATGTGTTGAGAATGCACAGATACAGAAGTGCTACAGAACAGGATGGTGATG tactACCATTTGGCACTGGAGTAGATATGCTGGCAACTACAGATCCTGACTTGGAGGATACTGACGAGACAGAGACACCAATTTATGAGAAACATGACAAACTATTACATGGAGTTGCCAAATCTAAACA ACAGAAAATTGTGAGCATGCAGTTTATGAGGAAGTATATCCATGTAGCAAAGGCACTGAAACCGGGTTTAACACAGCCTGCTGCCGAGTTACTGGCGGAGGAATACTCCAAGTTACGTAGCCATGACAGCATGACGCAGGATAATGTTGCTAGG ACTGCCCCTGTGACAGCTAGAACTCTGGAAACGATGATTCGTCTGTCGACAGCTCATGCTAAGGCTCGTCTCTCCAAGACGGTGGATCTAGAAGATGCCGAAGCAGCTGTAGAACTCATTGAATTTGCATACTTCAAAAAG GTAGAGAAGAAGCAGCGTAAGCGACATCGAAGCGACGGTGAGGATGAGGGAGAGAGCAGTCAGGATGAACAGGAGACCGATAGTCAAACAGACAAACCAGCAAAGAAAAAACA GCGAGCTGCTCGTGAGAAGCGTCCAGCACGTGAAGAAGGATATGATCCCTATGATTTTGAGGAAGATGAGGCTTCTGCAGATGAAA GTCAGCCAGACAGACCAAGGAGGAAACCACGTGGCAAGAGTCAGGAATCCGAGGCCATGGATACAGGGAAATCTGGAGATAAACAGATAGATGAAAAAAA attgaAGACATTCAGAGCTAAATTGTTTGACCTGTTCAAAGCAGAGCATGCACAGTCTGTAGCCTTAGACAAGGTGAAAGGTCATATGGGTGCAGACTTTTCAGAGGACGAGGTGTTTGGGGCTATAGAAAAAATGATGGATGCTAATCAAGTGATGTTAGCAGATGATGTTGTTTTCTTGATCTGA
- the LOC128549685 gene encoding zygotic DNA replication licensing factor mcm3-like isoform X1, which translates to MDPAADIDQRQREIQREYLDFLDDGDDQGIHLQKVRDMIANSEVRLIVNINDLRRKNAARATALLNEAFQELIALQRALKEFVASADPIYSKQHEEFFVGFVGSFGGKHVSPRTLTSRFLGNLVCVEGIVTKCSLIRPKVVRSVHYCPTTKKTMERRYTDMTSLEAFPSSSAYPTKDEDGNLLETEYGLSVYKDHQTFSIQEMPEKAPAGQLPRSVDIIADNDLVDMCKPGDRIQCIGTFRCLPGKKNGYTSGTFRTILLANNIQLMSKEVSPTFSAEDVAKIKKFSRQKSVNVFDVLGKSLAPSIHGHEYIKKAVLCMLLGGTEKVLANGSRLRGDINVLLIGDPSVAKSQMLRYVLHTAPRAVTTTGRGSSGVGLTAAVTTDQETGERRLEAGAMVLADRGVVCIDEFDKMSDMDRTAIHEVMEQGRVTIAKAGIHAKLNARCSVLAAANPVYGRYDQFKTPMENIGLQDSLLSRFDLIFIVLDKMDPELDRNISDHVLRMHRYRSATEQDGDVLPFGTGVDMLATTDPDLEDTDETETPIYEKHDKLLHGVAKSKQQKIVSMQFMRKYIHVAKALKPGLTQPAAELLAEEYSKLRSHDSMTQDNVARTAPVTARTLETMIRLSTAHAKARLSKTVDLEDAEAAVELIEFAYFKKVEKKQRKRHRSDGEDEGESSQDEQETDSQTDKPAKKKQRAAREKRPAREEGYDPYDFEEDEASADESQPDRPRRKPRGKSQESEAMDTGKSGDKQIDEKKLKTFRAKLFDLFKAEHAQSVALDKVKGHMGADFSEDEVFGAIEKMMDANQVMLADDVVFLI; encoded by the exons atggATCCAGCTGCCGATATTGATCAAAGGCAAAGGGAGATTCAGAGAGAGTATTTAGATTTTCTAGACGATGGG GATGACCAAGGGATACATTTGCAGAAAGTTCGGGATATGATAGCAAACAGTGAGGTGCGGCTTATAGTCAACATCAATGATCTGAGGCGAAAAAATGCTGCAAGAGCCACTGC ACTGTTGAATGAGGCATTCCAGGAATTGATAGCACTTCAGCGAGCTTTGAAAGAGTTTGTGGCCTCGGCTGATCCTATCTACAGTAAACAGCACGAGGAATTCTTTGTCGGATTTGTTGGAAG ttttggagggaaacatgttTCACCAAGGACACTTACATCAAGGTTTCTGGGCAATCTTGTCTGTGTTGAAGGAATCGTTACAAAAT GTTCTCTTATCAGACCGAAGGTTGTTCGAAGTGTGCATTATTGTCCCACTACAAAGAAGACTATGGAGAGAAGATACACAGACATGACATCTCTCGAGGCATTCCCATCAAGTTCTGCATATCCAACAAAG GATGAAGATGGAAACTTGTTGGAAACAGAGTACGGGCTGTCTGTATATAAAGATCACCAAACATTCAGTATACAGGAAATGCCGGAAAAGGCCCCTGCTGGACAGTTGCCAAGAAGTGTAGACATTATCGCTGATAATGACCTGGTCGACATGTGTAAG CCTGGTGATAGAATACAATGCATTGGAACATTCAGATGTCTGCCTGGAAAGAAAAATGGCTATACCTCTGGAACATTCAG AACAATCCTATTAGCAAACAACATACAGCTCATGAGTAAAGAAGTGTCCCCAACATTTTCTGCTGAAGATGTGGCAAAAATTAAGAAATTCAGTCGGCAGAAAAGTGTAAACGTGTTTGATGTGCTGGGTAAATCACTAGCACCTTCAATTCATGGACATGAGTATATCAAGAAGGCAGTATTGTGTATGTTACTTGGAGGAACAGAGAAAGTGTTGGCTAATGGTTCAAGACTTAGGGGAGATATCAATGTTCTGTTGATTGGAGATCCGTCAGTGGCGAAGTCACAGATGTTGAG ATACGTGTTGCACACAGCACCAAGGGCTGTCACTACAACAGGTAGAGGATCATCGGGTGTTGGTCTGACTGCAGCAGTCACAACTGATCAAGAAACGG GAGAGAGAAGGCTTGAAGCTGGTGCTATGGTGCTTGCTGACAGGGGTGTTGTTTGTATTGATGAATTTGACAAAATGTCCGACATGGACCGTACAGCTATACACGAGGTCATGGAACAGGGCAGAGTAACCATTGCCAAGGCTGGAATACATGCCAAATTGAATGCTAGATGTAGTGTGCTGGCAGCAGCTAACCCAGTCTATGGAAGG taTGATCAATTCAAGACCCCTATGGAGAACATTGGCTTGCAGGATTCACTGCTGTCACGTTTTGATCTCATCTTCATAGTTCTTGACAAG ATGGACCCAGAGTTAGACAGAAACATTTCTGACCATGTGTTGAGAATGCACAGATACAGAAGTGCTACAGAACAGGATGGTGATG tactACCATTTGGCACTGGAGTAGATATGCTGGCAACTACAGATCCTGACTTGGAGGATACTGACGAGACAGAGACACCAATTTATGAGAAACATGACAAACTATTACATGGAGTTGCCAAATCTAAACA ACAGAAAATTGTGAGCATGCAGTTTATGAGGAAGTATATCCATGTAGCAAAGGCACTGAAACCGGGTTTAACACAGCCTGCTGCCGAGTTACTGGCGGAGGAATACTCCAAGTTACGTAGCCATGACAGCATGACGCAGGATAATGTTGCTAGG ACTGCCCCTGTGACAGCTAGAACTCTGGAAACGATGATTCGTCTGTCGACAGCTCATGCTAAGGCTCGTCTCTCCAAGACGGTGGATCTAGAAGATGCCGAAGCAGCTGTAGAACTCATTGAATTTGCATACTTCAAAAAG GTAGAGAAGAAGCAGCGTAAGCGACATCGAAGCGACGGTGAGGATGAGGGAGAGAGCAGTCAGGATGAACAGGAGACCGATAGTCAAACAGACAAACCAGCAAAGAAAAAACA GCGAGCTGCTCGTGAGAAGCGTCCAGCACGTGAAGAAGGATATGATCCCTATGATTTTGAGGAAGATGAGGCTTCTGCAGATGAAA GTCAGCCAGACAGACCAAGGAGGAAACCACGTGGCAAGAGTCAGGAATCCGAGGCCATGGATACAGGGAAATCTGGAGATAAACAGATAGATGAAAAAAA attgaAGACATTCAGAGCTAAATTGTTTGACCTGTTCAAAGCAGAGCATGCACAGTCTGTAGCCTTAGACAAGGTGAAAGGTCATATGGGTGCAGACTTTTCAGAGGACGAGGTGTTTGGGGCTATAGAAAAAATGATGGATGCTAATCAAGTGATGTTAGCAGATGATGTTGTTTTCTTGATCTGA